The genomic region TCTCTGGCAGCTCCTGCTGTGATAAAAGGTCCGTCGCCGGAGTGATTTTGAACCCAACTCCTTGGAGACCCAAACAACGCCACCTGTGTTTCTCGGGTGTAATCTTCTCTATTTGTTGCCATGGACATCGCAGTCATAATACAAAGCTTTGATTTTGGCCAGCCACAGACACAGatgaatattttaatgtaaaccGTGAAGTTTATTACCGACCTCCTCAAAAAGCTCCAGGCTGTACGTGTTGTCGTCATCGGCGAAGTAGACGATCCCTGCTTGGCTGCTGTTGGCGTTGAAGGTTTCCCGCAGCCACCTCAGAGCCAGATTCCTCTGCATGGTCCCCCTGGGGATTCTTGGGTCTCGGGTGTCACTCCGCAGCTTATAGTTCCTGGGCGTTTCTACGTTGAGGTGGGTGTAGTTCAGCCCCGTGTCTCGGAGGAGCCGAGTGACCAGAGGCGTCCTCCTTTGGGAGTCCTCCACCAGGATCCAGTGCAGGTTGGGAACGTGGAGGAAGGTGTTGGCCAGCCGCGTCAGCTCCGCCTTCTGCACCGGTCGACTGTACGTCGGGGTGATGATGTGGATGGTGGGAAGCACATCGGACCAGGGTGGAGGTCGCGTGTAAACATACTCTGTCCTCACCACCTCCACGATGTCCTTATCTGAGGCGCAGTATTCCTTGGAGTCCTGTGCCGGCCCACCTGCCTCTCGCTTGCCCTCGACCCCATCACCTGCAGATTCGTGGGTTAAGAAGACAAGTAAGGCATTAGTGCAACCTTGGGCTGCCCTTTGTATATTTGCCTCAGGTGACTTAAacccaatggggggggggggggtaaagtgtACCTGAGAGCCGGTGGCGGTGGACCGCAAGCCTCTCTGGAATGATAAAGATCTCTTTTACTAGGTGGTGACAGGCTGCGAAAAGTGAAAGCAGGCACCGTGAGAGGACAGAGAAACAGCTgatggacagagagacagcgCAAGCACAGGGAGGGCAGAGACGATCCCCCCGGCGACGCCTTCGGGTTTTCTCTAGTGAAACGGAGAAGCCGACCTCTTCTATTCTGCCTCCATACTCTCCTTAACCTAGCTTTGCCAGTGCTGTGCTGTTTTCCTGCAATCAGCATGGCTGTAAGGAATGTCGTAAACATCAGGGAGACCCAGCGTTCAGATTTAAGTGTATTGTGTTGAGGAAGAGGTGCTTTGGCTTTCAGGCAGTTCAAGAGGCAGATCCGTGATACTCTTTGCAGCCGTCGGCGAGGTGTGTGCTCTCCGAGAGCCCAGCCGGCATTTGCTGTTGACCTCACTTTTTATCGTTAACACGGAGACCAATGGAAAACGGGTCAGATCTCCACTGCAGAGATATTTAGGCCCATAAATCAGGGCTGAACATTTCAGCATTACGATGTTTGCACCGAGGGGAACTATACTTCTACTTTACATTTGCTACATGGAGTCTATATGATTCAGgcaaaaaacagtttaaactTGGAAAACTGCTCATTATTTATTAAACCTTAACATCAACTCAAGGTCATGAAAAGTCGCCCTGCagctaaattacatttttggttCCACCTCTTTATCTGAACCTACTACTCCAAAGTTCGCTGTTTTTGCTTGTACCACATAAGGAGTCTGTGCTTTGATAAAAAtgttgagagaaaaaaagcagcatttcttaTTGTTAAACAAAGTAGCAGAAGGTCAGGGAATGGACGATTTATCCAGATCAACTCCAGAAAAAACTACAAGCAAATTATATTTCCTTCAATACCTGCTCCACTCCTTCCTGTTCCATATAAACCTGCCAGATGCTTCCTCCCACTGTTCCAGCAGTTTATGTGCAAATCCACCTCTGAGTTTTTGCCTAATCCCGCtaataaatgcacaaacaaacaaacaaatgctgcaggttGGAGGTAAAAATGACAGCTTAGTCACAACTCTTGTGTGAGCAGTGGTGATACCTAAACACACTTAACTCCAGAGATAGAGACTGTCATATTTTGTCCCCGATCGTTTGTTCATGATGGATAGAATATAATTATAGAATCATTTAAGAGTGTTATACTGTGCCACTGCTGATGGCAATCATTGTGACTGTTCTGCCCCAGCTCCATTCACACCTCCAACAGAAGGAGTTTTTCCTGCAGCACATAGATTAACACAATCTGCTGATGGCCAGATGTTCAGCAGAGCCTGCCAGTGAGCAAGCTGCCAAAAAAGAAGGAGCTCCAGCTTCACACAAAAGGGAAATGTTTGCTGAGATATGGGTCAGAATCTAAGCTATTAGAAATGTGTGTCTTTTCCAGTTGACACTTTCTGCAGGTAGCTCGGTGAAGGGAAAGTGCAAAACGTGTGTTTGTACTTGTGTACGACCCTGCAAAAGTCTCCTCGCACCTTCCGCTGACTGCCTCGGGGGTCATTTGTGCGAGCCTGAGCCGTTTGTTCACACTTGTATTTATGACACTTATGACATTATAAGGAGAAGGCAAAGCGCtccattgatttgctgttgctCTAATTCGGGTGTGTTTGCTCCGTGGCATGCTTGACATTTTACTCTGCTGGATtgtggcttttttttggggggggggggatgctggggAGGCTAATGAGGAGTGTGTATTAATGATCCAGACTGGTGTTCAAATATTAGGCAAGAAGGCAAGCTAAACGAGCAGAAAGTTGTGATTTCAGAACGCTGATTAAAATAACTTTGTAATTAATTTGATAATTCAAAATTTGATGGTCCAATCGATTGAACTAATTACTGATGCTGCTGTATGGATTTGAGCCAAGTGGGCAGATAGGCTGTTGTTTGAATTGTACCTTCATTATCCTCAACTGCTTGCACTGGTATTTCGCCGATTCATCCGCGTCATTGGTTCGAAATGCTCCGATACGAGCCCAGATAAAACACAATCAATGCCGAAGACCGACGGAAGCTTCCTCCGAAGCATCTGATTTTATCGTAGAGCACAAATGGGTgctagagcaaaaaaaaaagtgttccaTTGCACCAATCAAAGCAAATCCAGTATAAACAAAATGCATCGTTTCTTACATTACAATTTTGTTCACGATTGTGTGATAATCCTGCTAAATTTACAGAAAGACAATCCAGCGCTGGCAGAGATAATAACTTAGACGTATGAAGGCATGCGTGTGATGTAAAACTTAACGATGCACATCAACAATCCACATGGTTTAGGATTACAATGGCTGGAATGAGTGTTGTTGAGCTCCGGTGAAGCTGATGTTCGTGGTCACCGAGTGCCTCTAAATGAACGGCCTGCCGTCTACGCCTGAAGCGCCGTATTAGTTTTAAGGACGCACTTGAGGCTTGCTATCACCAGTGGAGTGTGCTGCGTACCCTTGCGGATGGCGAGGAGCGGAGCAATAGCGCTTTGGTGCCAAACTGTAATGAGCAGAGTCCAGGGTAACACAATCAACACGATGGCAAGAATATCTCTTCTCTTCGGCATCTCCAGGATTGGTTATTTGGATCGGCATTACCTGGAGCGAAACAAGGTAGATGTGTTAGAACACCTATttccataataataatcatacaacactcatgaaaacaaaaacgctTAACCTACACTAGGAACCAAAGACTGAACTGAACGGTcaacaaagagaaagaagaaattaaatgatGCAGAAACTGTTGAGATAAGATATTATCCTGCAGCAGACACCGCCTCATTAAGAGACATTAAAGCTGGGATAATGGAGCAGGCGATTGTTGTTCAACCTCTGCACAAATCTAAtatgttaaaatgaataaagGTTGTAAAATACAACCATAACTACAAGCATGTCGCGGGCCAATGAGATTAAGGTCAAAGCCGCTGGAGGAGGCCGTGGAGCAGGAGCTTGTGGCCTCTGCCAACCCGATGAGCTCATTGGACCATCAATGACTTCATGCCCGGGGCTGCAGCCACGCACCGGCCGGAGGGCAGGAAATGATGTCACCAGAGAACTGGGCAAAACGGTGATCACACTTTCAAATTGATGGCACATAAAGGCTTGACATAATTGCACATGCCAATTATCTATATTGCTTTcggtaaataaatattccattaATGGCGACGCTATCAGGTGAGATTGACTCCAGTCTCAAACAAATCCTGCACCGTATCCGTCATAAATTGGTCGGGTGAAGTTTTAAAGCTGCGTTTCTCTTCTCCGGTGGAGACGTGATTTACAGGGAAGTCTCATTGCGAATGGCTCTGCATGCTTATGTAGAAGCAcaataaagaaaatgacattaCCCACATTTTTTTATCCTTGACTGAGCGGTATGGCAATATCACTGATAAACACAGAGAGAGCATCCCATTGAAGCCGCGTGTTAAGGGAGGAACGATCTCCTAGCAGAACATAAAAAAAGCCATCTATCCACTTTTTGGAAGAAAGGTTTGACTGCAAAAATAATCTCTCAGACCTTTTCATCATA from Brachionichthys hirsutus isolate HB-005 chromosome 11, CSIRO-AGI_Bhir_v1, whole genome shotgun sequence harbors:
- the LOC137901532 gene encoding galactosylgalactosylxylosylprotein 3-beta-glucuronosyltransferase 1-like, whose amino-acid sequence is MPKRRDILAIVLIVLPWTLLITVWHQSAIAPLLAIRKACHHLVKEIFIIPERLAVHRHRLSGDGVEGKREAGGPAQDSKEYCASDKDIVEVVRTEYVYTRPPPWSDVLPTIHIITPTYSRPVQKAELTRLANTFLHVPNLHWILVEDSQRRTPLVTRLLRDTGLNYTHLNVETPRNYKLRSDTRDPRIPRGTMQRNLALRWLRETFNANSSQAGIVYFADDDNTYSLELFEEMRSTRKVSVWPVAFVGGLRYESPKVNAAGKVYGWKTVFDPHRPFAIDMAGFAINLRLILFKPQAYFKLRGVKGGYQESSLLRELVTLNDLEPKAANCTKILVWHTRTEKPVLVNEGKKGFTDPNVEI